The following coding sequences lie in one Lentimicrobium sp. L6 genomic window:
- a CDS encoding bifunctional oligoribonuclease/PAP phosphatase NrnA produces MNTKDYKGLELYVKKAKKLVLSTHSNPDGDTLGSCLGLYHFFKTIGIESQIISPDPSPTFLNWMPSYKEVCIYQEDKAKADRIINNADVILHVDYNAIHRTGDEMSLALKNANQAHHIMIDHHPSPESGFKAYVSDVSACSTAQLAFYLTQEMSNGSLLNQEAATCLYVGLITDTGSFSYGMVDESPYLIAAQLVKAGIDDKSIHEKVYSNNTLNRLKLLGYALSEKLVVIKEEEWAYISLHKEELEKYHFQSGDTEGIVNYALSIEGVKAAILLTHRNDKIRLSFRSKGDFAINGIARNHFDGGGHLNAAGGNSKLTMDETIEKLKTKMSALIMNPKNK; encoded by the coding sequence TTGAATACCAAAGACTATAAAGGATTAGAGCTTTATGTAAAAAAAGCAAAAAAATTAGTGCTTAGTACCCATTCTAATCCTGATGGTGATACACTTGGCTCTTGCTTAGGCCTCTATCATTTCTTCAAAACCATAGGAATTGAAAGTCAGATTATCTCACCTGATCCTTCACCAACTTTTTTAAATTGGATGCCAAGCTATAAAGAAGTTTGTATATATCAAGAGGATAAAGCAAAAGCAGATCGTATAATTAATAATGCCGATGTCATTCTTCATGTGGACTATAATGCTATACATAGAACGGGAGATGAAATGAGTTTAGCTCTTAAAAATGCTAATCAAGCGCATCACATAATGATTGATCATCACCCGAGTCCTGAATCTGGTTTTAAAGCCTATGTTAGTGATGTATCAGCTTGTTCAACAGCTCAACTCGCCTTTTATCTAACTCAAGAAATGTCAAATGGAAGCCTACTTAACCAAGAAGCAGCTACCTGTTTATATGTTGGTTTAATTACTGATACAGGCTCTTTTAGCTATGGAATGGTAGACGAGTCACCCTACCTTATAGCTGCCCAATTGGTTAAAGCAGGTATTGATGATAAGAGTATTCATGAGAAAGTTTATAGTAATAATACTCTTAATAGATTAAAACTACTAGGCTATGCTTTATCAGAAAAATTGGTAGTTATTAAGGAAGAAGAATGGGCCTATATCAGTTTACATAAGGAGGAATTGGAAAAATATCACTTTCAATCGGGTGATACTGAAGGTATAGTCAATTATGCTTTATCTATTGAGGGAGTGAAAGCAGCAATTTTATTAACTCACCGAAATGATAAAATACGTCTTTCATTCAGATCTAAGGGTGATTTTGCTATCAATGGGATAGCTAGAAATCACTTTGATGGAGGAGGGCATTTAAACGCTGCTGGAGGGAATTCTAAATTAACTATGGATGAAACCATAGAAAAACTAAAAACAAAGATGTCCGCTCTCATTATGAACCCTAAGAATAAATAA
- a CDS encoding nucleoside-diphosphate kinase — protein MTSNKTFTMIKPTAYKNNCSGKIIQKIYEGGFHISALKVTKLSKEDAQEFYAIHKDRPFFDGLVEFMSSGPIIAAILEKENAVEDYRTLIGATNPAEATEGTIRKMCGTSIGENAVHGSDSDDNAEIESKFFFSGRERF, from the coding sequence ATGACAAGTAACAAAACCTTTACAATGATTAAACCTACAGCATATAAGAATAATTGCTCTGGTAAAATCATCCAAAAAATTTATGAAGGCGGTTTTCATATTTCTGCCTTAAAAGTAACTAAATTATCAAAAGAAGATGCTCAGGAATTCTATGCTATCCATAAAGATAGGCCATTTTTTGACGGGCTAGTAGAATTTATGTCATCGGGACCGATTATCGCAGCTATTTTAGAAAAAGAAAATGCTGTTGAGGATTATAGAACACTTATTGGTGCTACGAATCCAGCAGAGGCTACTGAAGGGACCATTAGAAAAATGTGTGGAACCAGTATTGGAGAAAATGCGGTTCATGGCTCTGATAGTGATGATAATGCTGAAATAGAGTCTAAATTCTTCTTTTCAGGAAGAGAAAGATTCTAA
- a CDS encoding helix-turn-helix transcriptional regulator: MIERIKLLLSVKNLSPAQLALSIGVQRSGISHILSGRNKPSLDFVLKILESYPEINESWLLVGHGEMLKSNLQNPSLFLEDFKQEDFKLEDSTQKEKKKEKPIESPVQNLKEEIKEPYEKRKVTGVIPEQKETVDTNQSNVNKVMVNSLIQQSSTKKMVQLIAIYEDDSFKIFHSI, from the coding sequence ATGATAGAAAGAATAAAATTATTATTGTCCGTGAAGAATTTAAGTCCTGCTCAATTGGCTTTAAGTATTGGAGTGCAACGTTCAGGTATTTCGCATATCCTATCGGGTAGGAATAAACCTTCACTCGATTTTGTTTTAAAGATATTGGAATCATATCCTGAGATTAATGAATCATGGCTATTAGTGGGGCATGGTGAAATGCTAAAATCAAATCTTCAAAATCCTTCCTTATTCCTAGAGGATTTTAAGCAGGAAGATTTTAAATTGGAGGATTCAACACAAAAAGAAAAGAAGAAGGAAAAGCCAATTGAATCTCCTGTTCAGAACTTAAAGGAGGAAATAAAAGAGCCTTACGAGAAAAGAAAAGTTACTGGAGTTATACCAGAACAAAAAGAAACGGTAGATACCAATCAGAGTAATGTAAATAAAGTCATGGTTAATAGCTTAATTCAACAGTCCTCCACTAAGAAAATGGTACAGCTCATAGCTATTTATGAAGACGATAGCTTTAAAATATTTCATTCAATTTAG
- the arcC gene encoding carbamate kinase, producing the protein MNKLAVIAFGGNALLRSGQKGTISEQESNVYETCSHLVDLIKAGYDIVIGHGNGPQVGNVLLQHEGGEKVFGVPKLPIDVAVAETQGSIGYMIEQQMRNVLYKEDLERDIITIITQVLVDKDDQAFQNPTKPIGPYYTKEESEKINKENGSQFHEDPRGRGWRKVVASPRPVRINNRKSIEKLARDGQIVVAVGGGGIPVFYAERQKLEGIDAVIDKDLACSMLAAQIRADEFYILTDIPQVYINFNTPEQKALDRITVKQAKQYLAEGHFAEGSMAPKVRAAVEFVENGGKRCIITTANELGKPDSGTRIVLN; encoded by the coding sequence ATGAACAAATTAGCTGTTATTGCCTTTGGAGGCAACGCACTTCTCAGAAGTGGTCAGAAAGGTACCATTTCAGAGCAAGAAAGTAATGTTTATGAGACTTGTTCTCATTTGGTTGATTTGATTAAAGCCGGTTACGATATCGTTATTGGCCACGGAAATGGACCTCAAGTTGGTAATGTATTACTACAACACGAAGGTGGTGAGAAAGTTTTCGGTGTACCTAAATTGCCTATAGATGTTGCTGTTGCTGAAACACAAGGTTCTATTGGATATATGATAGAGCAGCAAATGAGAAACGTGTTGTATAAAGAAGATTTAGAACGCGACATCATTACAATTATAACCCAAGTATTGGTAGATAAAGATGACCAAGCTTTTCAGAATCCAACCAAACCTATTGGTCCTTATTATACAAAAGAAGAATCAGAAAAGATTAATAAGGAAAATGGTTCTCAATTCCATGAAGATCCAAGAGGTCGTGGATGGCGAAAAGTTGTAGCTTCCCCTCGTCCAGTGCGCATTAACAATAGGAAGTCTATTGAGAAATTGGCAAGGGATGGTCAGATTGTTGTTGCTGTTGGTGGGGGAGGAATTCCTGTCTTCTATGCTGAACGCCAAAAGTTAGAAGGTATTGATGCTGTTATCGATAAAGATTTAGCTTGTAGTATGCTTGCTGCTCAAATTAGAGCTGACGAATTTTATATTCTAACAGATATTCCTCAGGTTTATATTAATTTTAATACTCCTGAACAAAAAGCTCTTGATAGAATTACTGTAAAACAAGCCAAGCAGTATTTGGCAGAAGGCCATTTTGCTGAAGGTAGCATGGCTCCAAAAGTTAGAGCAGCTGTTGAATTTGTAGAGAATGGTGGAAAACGTTGTATTATTACCACTGCTAACGAACTTGGAAAACCTGATTCGGGAACAAGAATTGTACTGAACTAG
- a CDS encoding DASS family sodium-coupled anion symporter: MKKKLNAKTIGLLLGPILAIIVLFFDLDPENRVVTYTLSVAVLMAVWWITQAVPISVTSLLPVGLFPLFGIMNGKTVSSTYFNHVIFLFIGGFLVALAMEKWNLHKRIALKILMKVGNKPANILFGFMLATAFLSMWMSNTATSMMMIPIVLSVIHGLKLDKLKGKFQIALLLGIAYSASIGGIATLVGTPPNLSFSRIYNIIFPLAPEINFISWFIFALPLTIVLFIIIFFWLLYLYHPGKDWNNTSKEVFKTEYKKLGKSSFEEKVVFTIFVSMALLWITHSGINLGGFSIPGWSELFPEPSFINDGTIAILLSSTLFLIPTKKGQHRILESDVIAKLPWRIVLLFGGGFALASGFTESGLSMWFGESLSWVSSYPPLFVVIIITLLMSFLTELTSNTATTEMLLPILAGLAVSIQINPLLFMLPATLAASLAFMLPVATPPNAIVFGTNRIQIKDMIRTGFLINIIAVIIVSLWVYFFGSFAFSQDMLNFPEWAIVN; the protein is encoded by the coding sequence ATGAAAAAAAAGCTAAATGCCAAGACCATAGGCCTTTTATTAGGTCCCATTTTGGCGATTATTGTTTTATTTTTCGACCTAGATCCTGAAAACAGAGTCGTAACCTATACCCTTTCAGTTGCTGTTTTAATGGCTGTTTGGTGGATTACACAGGCTGTTCCGATTTCTGTAACTAGCCTTTTGCCAGTGGGATTATTTCCTCTCTTTGGTATTATGAATGGGAAAACAGTTTCTTCGACCTATTTTAATCATGTCATCTTTTTATTTATTGGTGGTTTTTTGGTGGCTTTGGCCATGGAGAAATGGAATTTACATAAACGAATAGCATTAAAAATACTGATGAAAGTGGGAAATAAACCAGCGAATATCTTATTTGGTTTTATGCTTGCCACTGCTTTTTTAAGTATGTGGATGTCGAACACAGCTACTAGCATGATGATGATTCCTATTGTATTATCTGTTATTCATGGATTGAAATTAGATAAATTAAAAGGTAAATTTCAGATTGCCTTATTACTTGGAATAGCCTATTCTGCTAGTATTGGTGGCATTGCTACATTGGTGGGTACTCCTCCAAATCTATCCTTCAGTAGAATATATAATATTATATTTCCACTAGCTCCAGAAATCAACTTCATCTCATGGTTTATATTTGCCTTACCCCTAACTATTGTTCTTTTTATCATCATCTTTTTTTGGCTATTGTATTTATACCATCCTGGTAAGGATTGGAATAATACTTCCAAAGAAGTATTTAAAACAGAATATAAAAAGTTAGGGAAATCGAGTTTTGAAGAAAAAGTAGTTTTTACCATTTTTGTAAGCATGGCCTTATTATGGATTACCCATAGTGGTATCAATTTGGGAGGATTCAGCATACCGGGTTGGAGTGAATTATTTCCCGAACCTTCTTTTATTAATGACGGAACCATAGCCATATTATTGTCGAGTACACTTTTTCTTATTCCGACTAAAAAAGGACAGCATAGAATATTAGAGAGCGATGTAATAGCTAAACTTCCTTGGAGAATTGTACTTTTATTTGGTGGAGGCTTTGCTTTAGCTAGTGGGTTTACAGAATCAGGATTATCCATGTGGTTTGGAGAATCATTAAGCTGGGTCAGTTCCTATCCTCCACTATTTGTGGTTATTATCATCACATTACTCATGTCTTTTTTAACAGAACTAACTTCGAATACTGCTACTACTGAGATGCTATTACCCATATTAGCAGGCTTGGCCGTGAGTATCCAAATCAATCCTCTATTGTTTATGTTGCCTGCTACATTAGCTGCATCACTAGCCTTTATGCTACCAGTTGCCACGCCACCAAATGCCATTGTCTTTGGAACAAATAGAATTCAGATAAAGGATATGATTAGAACAGGTTTCTTAATTAATATTATTGCTGTGATTATTGTGAGTTTATGGGTTTACTTCTTCGGCTCTTTTGCGTTTAGTCAGGATATGTTGAATTTTCCAGAATGGGCCATTGTAAATTAA
- a CDS encoding TetR/AcrR family transcriptional regulator, which translates to MGNKTKVREKIIDVARAVFAKYGYKKTTMDDIAEGAQKGKSSIYYYFKSKEEIYEAVVETESGLLFDDIMRKIDQPIPAKEKFRLYVFTRLNKIRELSNFYDVLENNFIRNMDFIEKLQNKYHQKEISILQSILSEGVKSREFNIQDTEIAAIALVTAIKGLEAPLLIKGAKKNLERRVDYVLKILFYGIMRRG; encoded by the coding sequence ATGGGCAATAAAACCAAAGTACGCGAGAAAATTATAGATGTAGCCAGAGCCGTTTTTGCTAAATATGGTTATAAAAAAACTACAATGGATGATATAGCTGAAGGAGCTCAAAAAGGCAAAAGTAGTATCTACTATTATTTTAAAAGTAAGGAAGAGATTTATGAAGCAGTGGTAGAAACGGAATCTGGTTTGCTATTTGATGATATTATGCGTAAAATAGACCAACCCATTCCTGCCAAGGAAAAATTCAGACTCTATGTATTTACTCGATTAAATAAAATTAGAGAATTATCTAATTTCTATGATGTGCTGGAGAATAATTTTATTCGAAACATGGATTTTATTGAAAAACTTCAAAACAAATATCATCAAAAGGAAATCAGTATTTTACAAAGCATATTATCGGAAGGGGTAAAAAGTAGAGAGTTTAATATTCAAGATACTGAGATTGCCGCTATTGCATTGGTAACAGCCATAAAGGGTTTGGAGGCTCCTCTCTTGATTAAAGGAGCAAAAAAGAATTTAGAAAGACGAGTGGATTATGTTTTGAAGATTCTTTTTTATGGAATTATGAGACGTGGATAA
- a CDS encoding SRPBCC family protein — protein MAFYQFYREQMISASIDEVWDFISSPQNLKKITPKEMGFDIRTKDLPNRIYEGMIISYTVKPILGIKTNWVTEITHVKDKEYFVDEQRIGPYSMWHHQHMIKKQGNHVIMKDIDSYQPPFGFLGAMANKMIIENKLNEIFDYRTQVLNKLFPSH, from the coding sequence ATGGCTTTCTATCAGTTTTATAGAGAACAAATGATTAGCGCTAGCATTGATGAGGTTTGGGATTTTATTTCATCCCCACAAAATTTGAAGAAAATTACTCCAAAAGAAATGGGTTTTGATATTAGAACTAAAGACCTTCCAAATAGAATATATGAAGGAATGATTATAAGTTATACTGTGAAGCCAATATTAGGAATTAAGACCAATTGGGTGACAGAAATAACTCATGTAAAAGACAAAGAGTATTTTGTGGATGAGCAAAGGATTGGACCTTATTCTATGTGGCACCATCAGCATATGATAAAAAAGCAAGGCAATCATGTGATAATGAAAGACATTGATAGTTATCAACCTCCATTTGGTTTTTTAGGTGCAATGGCCAATAAAATGATCATTGAGAATAAGTTGAATGAGATTTTTGATTACAGAACTCAGGTTCTCAATAAACTATTCCCAAGCCATTAA
- a CDS encoding tRNA-binding protein, with translation MDETINWSDFEKVNIRVGTILSVDVLQKAKKPAFVLEIDFGEWGIKTSSAQITVHYQTNDLIGKQIIAVVNFPPKRIAGIKSECLVLGIYEENGEVVLLSADKKVKNGLKIG, from the coding sequence ATGGATGAAACAATTAATTGGTCAGATTTTGAAAAGGTAAATATTAGAGTAGGTACTATTCTATCAGTTGATGTTTTGCAGAAAGCTAAAAAGCCAGCTTTCGTTTTGGAAATTGACTTTGGAGAATGGGGTATTAAAACCTCATCTGCTCAGATAACTGTTCATTACCAAACAAATGATCTCATAGGTAAACAAATAATTGCAGTTGTAAATTTCCCGCCAAAAAGAATTGCAGGGATTAAAAGTGAGTGTTTGGTTTTAGGTATCTATGAAGAAAATGGCGAAGTTGTTTTGTTAAGTGCAGATAAAAAAGTGAAAAACGGATTAAAAATTGGATAA
- a CDS encoding antibiotic biosynthesis monooxygenase, with protein MIAKTHQPPYYAVIFTSIMNASTDGYEIMANKMLELAEKQDGFLGIESAREEIGITVSYWKDEESIKNWKLQTDHIIAQKLGKEKWYESYRIRVCKVERDYTNLK; from the coding sequence ATGATAGCAAAAACTCATCAACCTCCCTATTACGCAGTTATATTTACTTCTATTATGAATGCCTCAACTGATGGATATGAAATAATGGCTAATAAAATGCTAGAACTAGCTGAAAAACAAGATGGATTCTTGGGAATTGAATCTGCAAGAGAAGAAATAGGTATAACGGTTTCCTATTGGAAAGATGAGGAATCTATCAAAAACTGGAAGCTGCAAACCGATCATATCATAGCTCAAAAATTGGGCAAAGAAAAGTGGTATGAGTCATATAGAATTAGGGTATGTAA